The nucleotide window CGCCAAGGTCGGCTTCTCGCAGTCGGAGAAGGAGGCCAACCCGTTCCGCATCGCCGAGACGCAGTCCATCAAGGACGAGGCGGCGAAGCTGGGCATCCCGAGCGGCAACCTCCAGACCACCAACGCCGCCTCGCAGTTCAACAAGCAGATCAGCGACGTCGAGCAGATGATCGACTCCGGCGTGCAGCTGCTCATCATCGCCCCGCTGAACTCGGACGGCTGGGACTCGGTCTTCGCCAAGGCCGCGGCGAAGAAGATCCCGATCGTCACCATCGACCGCAAGATCAACGCGTCGTCCTGCACCGACTACCTGACCTTCATCGGGTCGGACTTCGAGGAGCAGGGCAAGCGCGCGGCCGACAAGATGGCGGCGGCCCTGGGCAACAAGGGCGAGGTGGCGATCCTGCTCGGCGCGCCCGGCAACAACGTCACCACGCTGCGCACCAAGGGCTTCAAGGACCAGATCGCCAAGGCCGCGCCGGACGTCAAGGTCGTGTTCGAGCAGACCGGCCAGTTCTCCCGCGAGGAGGGCCAGAAGGTCTCCGAGCAGCTGCTCCAGTCCAACCCGGACATCAAGGGCATCTACGCGGAGAACGACGAGATGGCGCTCGGCGCCGAGGTGGCGCTCAAGGGCGCCGGCAAGAAGCCCGGCGACGTGAAGATCGTCTCGATCGACGGCACCAAGGGCGCGG belongs to Amorphoplanes digitatis and includes:
- a CDS encoding ABC transporter substrate-binding protein → MSVMSGHWRPAVLTLGAALLLASASACAKSEDGDTPSGGSPASGGAQVVQSAAPGAKTCTLEQFGGTKVDLKTAKVGFSQSEKEANPFRIAETQSIKDEAAKLGIPSGNLQTTNAASQFNKQISDVEQMIDSGVQLLIIAPLNSDGWDSVFAKAAAKKIPIVTIDRKINASSCTDYLTFIGSDFEEQGKRAADKMAAALGNKGEVAILLGAPGNNVTTLRTKGFKDQIAKAAPDVKVVFEQTGQFSREEGQKVSEQLLQSNPDIKGIYAENDEMALGAEVALKGAGKKPGDVKIVSIDGTKGAVQAIVDGWIYAVIESNPRFGPLAFETATKFFNGEPIPEDIIISDREYDESNAKTDLNSAY